A stretch of Campylobacter showae DNA encodes these proteins:
- a CDS encoding polyphenol oxidase family protein translates to MTKTKREILDVVFESERLKLGFTTRFGGVSEGAYEGLNLAGHVGDQPANVAKNREILAEQIGVAPDNLKFMRQIHSNRVEILRDIDDELPPCDGVITALRGVALCVLVADCSPVLIADERRGVVAAVHAGRAGVTGKICTNAVNLMASEFGCEAGDLRVFVGANIKARNYEVGELDLAEFNRYKNGGKFDMEAALRDEFTALGVERVEFDSRCTFETRELFSYRRDGVTGRFCGFAMNKISSK, encoded by the coding sequence TTGACGAAAACGAAGCGGGAAATTTTAGACGTAGTTTTTGAAAGCGAGCGCTTGAAGCTTGGCTTTACGACGCGTTTTGGTGGAGTAAGCGAGGGCGCGTACGAGGGGTTAAATTTAGCGGGTCACGTCGGCGACCAGCCTGCAAACGTCGCTAAAAATCGCGAAATCCTAGCCGAGCAAATCGGCGTCGCGCCCGACAATCTAAAATTTATGCGTCAAATTCACTCAAATCGCGTGGAAATTTTGCGAGATATTGATGATGAGCTACCGCCCTGCGACGGCGTGATAACCGCGCTTAGAGGCGTAGCGCTTTGCGTTTTGGTTGCCGACTGTTCGCCTGTTTTGATCGCGGACGAGAGACGCGGCGTGGTTGCTGCCGTGCATGCGGGCAGGGCGGGCGTAACGGGTAAAATTTGCACGAATGCGGTAAATTTGATGGCGAGCGAGTTTGGCTGCGAGGCGGGCGATTTGCGCGTGTTTGTCGGCGCAAATATCAAGGCGCGAAACTACGAGGTGGGCGAGCTTGATTTGGCCGAGTTTAACCGCTATAAAAATGGCGGCAAATTTGACATGGAGGCAGCCTTGCGGGACGAATTTACCGCGCTTGGCGTTGAGCGAGTGGAGTTTGATTCGCGCTGTACGTTTGAGACGAGGGAGCTATTTTCATATCGCAGAGATGGCGTCACGGGGCGATTTTGCGGTTTTGCGATGAATAAAATCTCGTCAAAATAG
- a CDS encoding hydrogenase 4 subunit F has product MDSLTLILILPLLGAILLFFSPKNYATLSLLHVAVSAVTSLALLFNVSKVLTGGTFYAHDKFLFLDSLGCVFLILIAVTGLLVNLYATHYMRWELEEGHINLSALKKYYALSHVFIFTMSLSVICNNVAFMWAAIEATTLSSVFLVAILKDQKSTESGYKYIVLCSIGLAFALYATVLLYSATFAEIKDGEAAMLWTGIMANAKNLNPDVAKLIFVFALTGFGTKAGLAPTHTWLPDVHAQGPAPISALLSGVLLKCAMLALFRYYAIAAQATGMEFVQSVMIISGLITLFVGGIFLIRQHDVKRMFAYHSIVHMGVIAFALGVGGPFGLFAAIFHCLAHSFTKALAFCSTGNIARIYGHKDMTKMGGMVKIAPITTMMFGAAVCSLVGVPAFAIFVSEYNVFVGAINSGQYFSVALFAIALAIIFIADFSHFNMASFGEPKAAVVHNKEMSIVENLPLILLCALIIIFGVWHVENFYALVNEGVKIMMGV; this is encoded by the coding sequence ATGGATAGTTTAACTTTGATATTAATTTTACCGCTTCTTGGAGCGATATTGCTATTTTTCTCTCCGAAAAATTACGCGACTTTGAGTTTGCTTCACGTTGCGGTTAGCGCGGTTACGTCTTTGGCGTTGCTATTTAACGTAAGCAAGGTTTTAACCGGCGGTACGTTTTACGCGCACGATAAATTCTTGTTTCTAGACAGCCTTGGCTGCGTATTTTTGATACTTATAGCGGTTACCGGCCTACTCGTAAATTTATACGCGACCCACTATATGAGATGGGAGCTTGAAGAGGGACATATAAATTTAAGCGCGCTTAAGAAATACTACGCGCTTAGCCACGTGTTTATATTTACGATGAGCTTAAGCGTCATCTGTAACAACGTCGCGTTTATGTGGGCTGCGATTGAGGCTACTACGCTTTCATCAGTGTTTCTAGTAGCGATCCTAAAAGATCAAAAATCAACCGAGAGCGGCTATAAATACATAGTCCTTTGCTCTATCGGCCTAGCGTTTGCGCTTTATGCGACCGTGCTTCTTTACTCTGCGACCTTTGCAGAGATAAAAGACGGCGAGGCTGCGATGCTATGGACCGGCATAATGGCAAACGCTAAAAATTTAAACCCCGACGTTGCAAAGCTAATCTTTGTCTTTGCGCTTACCGGATTTGGCACCAAAGCCGGTCTTGCTCCTACGCATACATGGCTTCCGGACGTTCACGCCCAAGGTCCTGCGCCGATTTCGGCTCTACTTTCAGGCGTTTTGCTAAAGTGCGCGATGCTAGCTTTGTTTAGATATTACGCTATCGCGGCTCAAGCTACTGGCATGGAGTTCGTTCAAAGCGTGATGATAATTTCAGGCCTTATTACGTTGTTCGTCGGCGGTATATTCCTGATTAGACAACACGACGTAAAAAGAATGTTTGCCTACCACTCTATCGTGCATATGGGCGTTATCGCCTTTGCTCTTGGCGTGGGCGGACCTTTCGGGCTATTTGCGGCGATTTTTCACTGCCTAGCTCACAGCTTTACAAAAGCTCTTGCGTTTTGCTCAACGGGCAATATCGCTAGAATTTACGGTCACAAAGATATGACTAAAATGGGCGGTATGGTAAAGATTGCACCGATAACCACTATGATGTTCGGCGCTGCGGTTTGTTCGCTAGTAGGCGTCCCTGCGTTTGCGATATTCGTCAGCGAATATAACGTATTCGTCGGCGCTATAAACAGCGGTCAATATTTTAGCGTTGCGCTATTTGCGATAGCTCTTGCGATCATCTTTATCGCGGACTTCTCGCACTTTAACATGGCGAGTTTTGGCGAGCCTAAAGCTGCGGTCGTTCACAATAAAGAGATGAGCATAGTAGAAAATTTACCGCTTATCCTGCTTTGCGCGCTAATCATAATATTTGGCGTTTGGCACGTAGAAAACTTTTACGCTCTAGTCAATGAGGGCGTCAAAATAATGATGGGAGTTTGA
- a CDS encoding NADH-quinone oxidoreductase subunit B family protein yields MSLYQVPENIKTANDLTAKLEHLKNIKRSFSVYRIDCGSCNGCEIEIFAAITPMWDPERFGFKLVANPRHADILVCSGPVTRQMYYPLLRAYEAAPDPKIVVAFGACGSTGGIFYDAYSVWGGIDKIIPVDVYIPGCPPHPASVIYGLGMALGIIDQKLQKRSFEQDDCKVPAVKESIMGDILFERDLEAESKRLMSYIFGRTLFAKYMDAAKTSPDIHDVAATKKVMLEAIHKEEDPRYAECMGLLYNDVYLKYAKAKRDTQNAIDVKKEIWDKR; encoded by the coding sequence ATGAGCCTTTATCAAGTTCCCGAAAATATAAAAACGGCAAACGACCTAACCGCAAAGTTAGAACATCTAAAAAATATCAAACGAAGCTTTAGCGTCTACCGCATCGACTGCGGCAGCTGCAACGGCTGCGAGATAGAAATTTTCGCCGCTATTACGCCGATGTGGGACCCTGAGCGCTTCGGGTTTAAGCTAGTAGCCAACCCTCGCCACGCAGACATTCTGGTTTGCAGCGGCCCAGTTACGCGCCAGATGTACTATCCGCTACTTCGCGCTTACGAGGCCGCTCCTGATCCAAAGATCGTGGTTGCATTTGGCGCATGCGGAAGTACGGGCGGTATCTTTTACGACGCATATAGCGTTTGGGGCGGTATAGATAAGATCATCCCTGTAGACGTCTATATCCCGGGCTGTCCTCCGCATCCGGCTAGCGTCATCTACGGCCTTGGCATGGCTCTTGGTATCATAGATCAAAAGCTGCAAAAAAGAAGCTTCGAGCAGGACGACTGTAAAGTTCCGGCCGTTAAAGAGTCCATCATGGGCGACATACTTTTCGAGCGAGATTTGGAAGCCGAGTCAAAGAGACTGATGAGCTATATATTTGGTAGGACGCTGTTTGCTAAGTATATGGACGCTGCCAAAACATCGCCAGATATCCACGACGTAGCGGCTACTAAAAAAGTAATGCTAGAGGCTATCCATAAAGAAGAAGATCCTAGATATGCCGAGTGCATGGGGCTTTTATATAACGACGTCTATCTAAAATACGCCAAAGCAAAACGCGATACGCAAAACGCCATCGACGTCAAAAAAGAAATTTGGGATAAACGATGA
- the hyfE gene encoding hydrogenase 4 membrane subunit: MTMLDALAIGMIVTSLAVFGLRNLKLSVIVYAIETLLLVGIFAMLASKFNAHQLSMWAVVAFFTKVLFVPAILLWLIKKLNVVSEDEPVGGFFVSPVIAMGFSLALAMSINPIFLKFSLIQEKIMLLAAVCVFMMGVFGFMLRNSFIKQILAYCLFENGIHLSLALMAYNSNELVELGILTDAIFAVIIMSVLAIRFYKAYGSLDTSKATNLRG, from the coding sequence ATGACTATGTTAGACGCATTAGCTATCGGCATGATAGTAACGTCTTTGGCGGTATTTGGGTTACGTAACCTAAAGCTATCCGTCATCGTTTACGCGATCGAGACATTACTTTTAGTCGGTATATTTGCTATGTTGGCGTCTAAATTTAACGCGCATCAGCTATCCATGTGGGCGGTTGTGGCGTTTTTTACGAAGGTTTTATTCGTGCCGGCGATTTTGCTTTGGTTGATTAAAAAGCTTAACGTCGTTAGCGAGGATGAGCCGGTGGGCGGCTTTTTCGTGAGCCCGGTTATAGCGATGGGATTTTCTCTAGCTTTAGCGATGAGTATCAACCCGATATTCCTTAAATTTTCGCTAATCCAAGAGAAAATAATGCTACTAGCTGCAGTTTGCGTGTTTATGATGGGAGTTTTCGGCTTTATGCTTAGAAACTCTTTTATCAAGCAAATTTTAGCCTACTGCCTTTTTGAAAACGGCATACATCTAAGCCTAGCGCTCATGGCTTACAACTCAAACGAGCTTGTCGAGCTTGGCATCTTAACGGACGCGATTTTCGCCGTTATCATCATGAGCGTTCTAGCTATCAGATTTTATAAAGCATACGGCAGCCTTGACACGTCTAAGGCTACGAATTTAAGGGGATAG
- a CDS encoding riboflavin synthase, which yields MFNGLIREIAQVASYSQNTLRLKASYRPNLGDSVAVNGACLSVTQLHSDGFSVELSAETRAHIATENLRGRVHIEPAMRLADRVDGHLLQGHVDAIGEVARIERRENGVDFYINLPSDVMPLMANKGSIAVEGVSLTINEVLPTGVRLTIIPITFRESLFGEFEPGRRVNVESDLLARYVARQLEFGCSAQNGDKSEISWDESQHIASLY from the coding sequence ATGTTTAACGGACTGATTAGAGAGATCGCGCAGGTTGCGAGCTATTCGCAAAATACCCTGCGACTAAAAGCCTCATACCGCCCAAATTTAGGCGATAGCGTCGCGGTAAACGGCGCTTGTCTTAGCGTGACGCAGCTGCACTCAGACGGCTTTAGCGTGGAGCTTAGCGCCGAGACTAGAGCGCACATCGCGACGGAAAATTTGCGCGGACGCGTGCATATCGAGCCTGCGATGCGCTTAGCCGACCGCGTAGACGGGCATCTGCTGCAAGGCCACGTAGACGCTATCGGCGAGGTTGCACGTATAGAGCGCCGCGAAAACGGGGTTGATTTTTATATAAATTTGCCCTCCGACGTCATGCCTTTGATGGCAAACAAAGGCAGCATCGCGGTCGAGGGCGTGAGTCTCACGATCAACGAAGTTTTGCCGACCGGCGTGCGCCTCACAATCATCCCGATCACCTTTCGCGAGAGCTTGTTTGGCGAGTTTGAGCCGGGACGCCGTGTAAACGTGGAGAGCGATCTGCTAGCGCGCTACGTGGCTAGGCAGCTGGAGTTTGGTTGCAGTGCCCAAAACGGCGACAAAAGCGAGATCAGCTGGGACGAGTCGCAGCATATCGCGAGTCTTTATTAG
- a CDS encoding formate hydrogenlyase maturation HycH family protein — translation MIRVYKLARRHMDENEKMPKELKDIKLFSVCVGHGVGTVDFSEKSLEIPDEEFERIVASGGEYVKFKLGNLSKYFEVEIFREHAARLIPELCECELKKELENLREGYLVLRKDF, via the coding sequence ATGATAAGAGTCTATAAACTCGCCCGCCGCCACATGGACGAAAACGAAAAGATGCCAAAAGAGCTAAAAGATATCAAGCTATTTTCCGTCTGCGTCGGACACGGCGTGGGGACGGTGGACTTTAGCGAAAAATCGCTCGAAATACCGGACGAAGAGTTTGAGCGCATCGTCGCTAGCGGCGGCGAATACGTCAAATTTAAGCTGGGAAATTTAAGCAAGTATTTTGAAGTGGAGATATTTAGGGAGCATGCGGCAAGGCTCATCCCCGAGCTTTGCGAATGCGAGCTAAAAAAAGAGCTTGAAAATCTGCGCGAGGGATATCTGGTGCTTAGGAAGGATTTTTGA
- a CDS encoding hydrogenase 3 maturation endopeptidase HyCI — translation MKKALLCIGNPMRGDDDVGNETGRIVEANLKDWRVFYGQDVPENEFGALREFEPDIIVVVDAMSGFKDGAIEFFDLSNERDYIYSTHNLPTPVLLSYLRKICPKTLFLGISVLLENVLDFKEGLSENAKKSAQKAYERILEIDKNLK, via the coding sequence ATGAAAAAGGCTTTGCTTTGCATCGGTAATCCCATGCGCGGCGACGACGACGTAGGCAACGAAACGGGGCGGATCGTCGAGGCAAATTTGAAAGATTGGCGGGTATTTTATGGACAGGACGTGCCTGAAAACGAGTTTGGTGCGCTTAGAGAATTTGAGCCCGATATCATCGTCGTGGTAGACGCGATGAGCGGCTTTAAAGACGGCGCGATCGAGTTTTTCGATCTTAGCAACGAGCGCGACTATATCTACTCGACGCACAACCTACCCACGCCCGTACTTTTAAGCTACCTGCGTAAAATTTGCCCCAAAACGCTATTTTTAGGCATTAGCGTTTTGCTTGAAAACGTGCTTGATTTTAAAGAGGGCTTAAGCGAAAATGCGAAAAAAAGCGCGCAAAAAGCTTACGAGCGTATTTTGGAGATAGATAAAAATTTAAAATAG
- a CDS encoding formate/nitrite transporter family protein gives MLNPAETAQAVSNSMEHKAHTPLVSIIFLAIMAGAAIAMGDIFWAHSTVGMAEKQSIGLANFIGGITFSCGLMMVVFYGGHLFTSSVLSGVSAYEGKLNLGKTINYWAIVWFFNFVGGALIAYMYYYSGLPLKYDGYILQHFVPAGIGKITAPFHELFIRGIFCNVFVCMSIWTATSESNLAGKFFAIMWMIGAFVACSMEHCVANMFIITEAIIAKAHYIAANGGDIAAAATALGHGITAEKLDVLNWGNFIVKNLVPVTLGNICGGLFFVGLVGFMANKFDMKKK, from the coding sequence ATGTTAAATCCTGCAGAAACCGCGCAAGCGGTGTCAAATTCGATGGAGCATAAGGCGCATACTCCGTTAGTAAGCATTATTTTTCTAGCCATCATGGCGGGCGCAGCGATCGCGATGGGCGATATTTTCTGGGCGCACTCGACCGTGGGCATGGCTGAAAAGCAGTCTATCGGTCTAGCAAATTTTATCGGCGGCATCACATTTAGTTGTGGTCTCATGATGGTCGTTTTCTACGGCGGGCATCTATTTACTAGCTCGGTTTTAAGCGGCGTTAGCGCGTATGAAGGCAAGCTAAATTTAGGCAAAACCATTAACTACTGGGCGATCGTTTGGTTTTTTAACTTCGTCGGCGGCGCGCTAATTGCCTATATGTACTACTACTCTGGCTTACCGCTAAAGTACGACGGCTACATCTTGCAGCACTTCGTACCGGCCGGTATCGGCAAGATCACGGCGCCGTTTCACGAGCTATTTATCCGCGGTATCTTTTGTAACGTGTTTGTTTGCATGTCTATCTGGACTGCGACCAGCGAGAGCAACTTAGCGGGCAAATTTTTTGCCATTATGTGGATGATCGGTGCGTTTGTCGCATGCTCGATGGAGCACTGCGTGGCAAATATGTTTATCATAACAGAAGCCATCATCGCTAAAGCTCACTATATCGCGGCAAACGGCGGAGATATCGCCGCTGCGGCTACGGCTCTAGGACACGGCATCACGGCTGAAAAGCTAGACGTGCTAAACTGGGGAAATTTCATCGTTAAAAACCTAGTTCCGGTTACGCTGGGTAATATCTGCGGCGGTCTTTTCTTTGTGGGACTAGTTGGATTTATGGCGAATAAATTTGATATGAAAAAGAAGTAA
- a CDS encoding Crp/Fnr family transcriptional regulator — protein sequence MKKSRLGLLETDILDVLNQNELAKFNRELLAKGATIYAESIKVVIIKSGSGKLSFFEDGEEFIVYHLQKDNISIVDDVCVLEILEDSEVYSIDAGDMGELLKNERFAKAYADTLVNISLLQRQIIKSILFESAKGRIANFLVELAAEQNLTQNGYHYVFLPFSLKVLSSFVGLKRQSASTAFNELIKDDIIRRITPHEFLIVDYEKLQSYTN from the coding sequence TTGAAAAAATCACGACTAGGCCTACTTGAGACCGATATTTTAGACGTTTTGAACCAAAACGAGCTTGCTAAATTTAACCGCGAGCTCCTAGCCAAAGGCGCCACAATCTACGCAGAATCAATCAAAGTCGTGATAATTAAAAGCGGCTCGGGCAAGCTCTCGTTTTTTGAGGACGGCGAGGAGTTTATCGTCTATCACCTCCAAAAAGACAACATCTCGATCGTGGACGACGTGTGCGTGCTAGAGATCCTAGAGGACAGCGAGGTCTACTCGATCGACGCGGGCGATATGGGCGAGCTGCTAAAAAACGAGCGATTTGCCAAAGCATACGCCGACACACTCGTAAATATCTCGCTACTGCAGCGCCAGATCATAAAATCGATACTTTTTGAAAGCGCGAAGGGGCGCATAGCAAACTTTCTCGTCGAGCTCGCCGCCGAGCAAAATTTGACGCAAAACGGCTATCACTACGTCTTTTTACCATTTTCGCTAAAGGTGCTTTCAAGCTTCGTCGGACTCAAACGCCAAAGCGCAAGCACCGCGTTTAACGAACTCATAAAAGACGATATCATCAGGCGCATAACGCCGCATGAGTTTTTGATAGTGGATTATGAAAAGCTGCAAAGCTATACGAACTAA
- a CDS encoding NADH-quinone oxidoreductase subunit C yields MRGDKFVEILKTKVKVLEVTRQADDQITVLVDRNDLPLAVKTLYYDIGGFLSTMIPNDERAINGCFALYYAISMEGSKMTEADDFAAEDKCFITVKTLIPGVDPTFPSVTPLVPACVWYEREAFDMFGLVAEGLPDKRRLVLADDWPDGLHPLRKDAMDYRYRPDPVAHQDEPDAEFLFPSGDSVVDVPLGPLHVTSDEPGHFRLFCDGDEIIDADYRLFYQHRGMEKLAENRMNYDQMGYLAERVCGICGYAHAIACIEAAERAIKLEIPLRAQAIRVICLEIERLHSHLLNIGLACEVTGNYNAFMHIFRVREYSMELAQLVTGGRKTYGNVIMGGLRRDMTDNEIRQGLAIINKLDVQITEIWDAVMEDKRQLGRWKGVGVLDKQVARDFSPVGPNMRGSGFKRDNRYDHPYDFFKHIEFEVAVEHGGDVFSREVVRYKELKQSIHIIRQCFELMPQTPIMIDPVTMIKPENFALGHDEAPRGENVHWIMQGSAQKVFRWRCRAATYNNWPSLRYQFRGNNISDAALIVCSLDPCYSCTERVTIVDVNTKKSKILTEKDLKRFCQTGKISKKDLR; encoded by the coding sequence ATGAGAGGCGATAAATTTGTAGAAATTTTAAAAACGAAGGTAAAGGTTTTAGAAGTAACCCGCCAAGCCGACGACCAAATCACGGTTTTAGTCGATAGAAACGACCTTCCGCTTGCGGTTAAGACCCTTTACTACGATATCGGCGGCTTTTTAAGCACGATGATACCAAACGACGAGAGGGCGATAAACGGCTGTTTCGCGCTTTACTACGCGATATCTATGGAAGGCAGCAAGATGACCGAGGCGGATGATTTTGCCGCAGAGGATAAGTGCTTTATCACCGTTAAAACATTGATCCCGGGCGTCGATCCGACGTTTCCGTCTGTTACGCCGCTAGTGCCTGCTTGCGTGTGGTACGAAAGAGAAGCTTTTGATATGTTTGGCCTAGTCGCCGAGGGGTTACCTGATAAACGCCGCTTAGTTTTAGCGGACGATTGGCCAGACGGCCTTCATCCGCTTAGAAAAGACGCGATGGACTACCGCTATAGACCAGATCCGGTCGCTCATCAAGACGAGCCTGATGCTGAGTTTTTGTTTCCTAGCGGCGATAGCGTAGTCGACGTACCGCTCGGACCTTTACACGTTACATCTGACGAGCCTGGACACTTTAGGTTATTTTGCGACGGCGACGAGATCATAGACGCGGACTACCGTTTGTTCTATCAACACCGCGGTATGGAAAAGCTAGCCGAAAATCGTATGAACTACGATCAGATGGGTTACCTTGCAGAGCGCGTCTGCGGAATTTGCGGTTACGCTCACGCGATTGCGTGTATAGAAGCGGCGGAAAGGGCTATAAAGCTAGAAATCCCGCTAAGAGCGCAAGCTATCCGCGTGATTTGCCTTGAGATCGAGCGCCTTCACAGCCACCTTTTAAATATCGGTCTAGCCTGCGAGGTAACTGGTAACTATAACGCCTTCATGCATATCTTTAGGGTGCGCGAGTACTCCATGGAGCTAGCCCAACTCGTAACCGGCGGTCGCAAGACATACGGTAACGTCATCATGGGCGGACTTCGCCGAGATATGACCGACAACGAAATTAGGCAAGGCCTTGCGATCATAAACAAACTCGACGTTCAAATTACGGAAATTTGGGATGCCGTGATGGAGGATAAACGCCAACTAGGACGCTGGAAGGGCGTAGGCGTGCTTGATAAACAAGTTGCTCGCGACTTTAGCCCGGTCGGTCCAAATATGAGAGGTTCGGGCTTTAAGCGCGATAACCGCTACGACCACCCTTACGACTTCTTTAAACATATCGAATTTGAGGTCGCGGTCGAGCACGGCGGAGACGTATTTAGTCGCGAAGTCGTGAGATATAAGGAGTTAAAACAGTCTATTCATATCATCAGACAGTGCTTTGAGCTAATGCCTCAAACGCCGATTATGATAGATCCTGTGACTATGATCAAGCCTGAAAATTTCGCGCTCGGACACGACGAAGCTCCTCGCGGAGAAAACGTCCACTGGATCATGCAAGGCAGCGCGCAAAAGGTTTTCCGATGGAGATGCCGCGCGGCTACGTATAACAACTGGCCGAGCCTCCGCTATCAGTTCCGCGGAAATAACATATCAGACGCGGCACTTATCGTCTGCTCGCTTGACCCGTGCTATTCATGCACCGAGCGTGTTACGATTGTGGACGTAAATACTAAAAAGAGTAAAATTTTAACCGAGAAAGACCTTAAGAGATTTTGCCAAACAGGTAAGATTAGCAAAAAGGATTTAAGATGA
- a CDS encoding respiratory chain complex I subunit 1 family protein — protein MEILQTILLMIFQVVVIVLVAPLFDGMARKLRAKLQSKQGSDFFQTYRDIIKLFRRGRTVPACSHWVFRQAPFFLFATSAAILAAIPITYSKSTIFGAYSDIFVILYLGALLRFVFGAASLDSGNPFAATGGGREQTIAVYVEPVMIMCLIVVMLAAGTSNLVEIQSMVKSGQIGYQIPSFAVASIAFLWCIYVETGRKPFDLAEAEQELQEGLLGEYAGSDLGLVQAALILKQFAMIGLFLAIFEPWNFSNPFLAVIIFVLKAGVFYVAAVFIDNFGPRFRMTSSLRKNAVAALAISFVALTLYVVGV, from the coding sequence ATGGAAATTTTACAGACTATACTTTTGATGATATTTCAAGTAGTCGTCATCGTCTTGGTTGCGCCCTTGTTTGACGGTATGGCTAGGAAACTAAGAGCCAAACTGCAATCAAAACAAGGTAGCGATTTCTTCCAGACGTATCGCGACATCATAAAGCTATTTAGACGCGGTAGAACCGTGCCTGCTTGCTCTCACTGGGTATTTAGGCAGGCTCCGTTTTTCTTGTTTGCTACTTCGGCGGCGATACTGGCGGCTATTCCTATTACTTATAGTAAAAGCACGATTTTCGGAGCATATTCGGATATCTTCGTTATCTTATATCTCGGCGCGCTTTTGAGATTCGTATTCGGCGCAGCCTCTTTAGATAGCGGTAACCCGTTTGCGGCTACCGGCGGCGGCAGAGAGCAAACCATAGCAGTTTACGTCGAGCCCGTCATGATAATGTGCCTAATCGTAGTTATGCTAGCGGCCGGAACGTCAAATTTGGTTGAAATTCAATCAATGGTAAAAAGCGGCCAAATCGGATATCAGATCCCAAGCTTTGCGGTTGCTTCGATCGCATTTTTGTGGTGCATATACGTTGAGACGGGCAGAAAGCCTTTTGACCTAGCAGAGGCGGAGCAAGAGTTGCAAGAAGGCCTACTAGGCGAATACGCAGGTAGCGATCTTGGCTTAGTTCAAGCGGCGCTTATCTTAAAACAATTTGCAATGATAGGACTTTTCCTCGCGATTTTTGAGCCGTGGAATTTTAGCAATCCTTTCCTAGCCGTTATAATTTTCGTTTTAAAGGCGGGAGTGTTTTACGTAGCGGCCGTGTTTATAGACAACTTTGGACCGAGGTTTAGGATGACTTCGTCTTTGCGTAAAAACGCGGTAGCCGCTCTAGCCATATCTTTCGTGGCTTTGACGCTTTACGTCGTGGGGGTGTGA
- a CDS encoding formate hydrogenlyase complex iron-sulfur subunit, whose amino-acid sequence MMKLFDITEKYGKATYAYPFEPYKVPENFRGQPFYTYELCVGCAACGVACPSNAIELKMNEKQDKLVWQFDCGRCIFCGRCDEVCPTGGVRLSQGFELAVKFDKSALIQRGELEMQKCKCCGKPYTPVRLINYTFSKLSTANLLPGRLEEAKNYLYICPECKKAQSVERLTKDVEEGIK is encoded by the coding sequence ATGATGAAGTTATTTGACATAACCGAAAAATACGGAAAGGCTACCTACGCCTATCCGTTTGAGCCCTACAAAGTGCCCGAGAATTTCCGCGGGCAGCCGTTTTATACCTACGAGCTTTGCGTAGGTTGCGCGGCATGCGGCGTAGCGTGCCCTAGTAACGCCATAGAGCTAAAAATGAACGAAAAGCAAGATAAGCTCGTGTGGCAGTTTGATTGCGGACGCTGCATATTTTGCGGACGCTGCGACGAGGTTTGTCCGACCGGCGGCGTGCGCTTAAGCCAGGGTTTTGAACTTGCGGTTAAATTTGACAAAAGTGCGTTAATTCAACGCGGCGAGCTAGAGATGCAAAAGTGCAAATGCTGCGGCAAACCCTATACGCCGGTTCGCCTTATAAACTATACTTTTTCAAAGCTTAGTACGGCAAATTTACTCCCGGGCAGACTAGAGGAAGCTAAAAACTATCTCTATATTTGCCCTGAGTGCAAAAAAGCGCAATCCGTAGAGCGCTTAACTAAAGATGTAGAGGAGGGGATAAAATGA